In a genomic window of Bordetella petrii:
- a CDS encoding SlyX family protein encodes MTEPVDTERRLADLEIKLGLADDMLDQLNQALFRQQQQIDRLLRELAELRQQMPDSAGAGFRSLRDELPPHY; translated from the coding sequence ATGACCGAACCTGTTGATACCGAACGACGCCTGGCCGACCTGGAGATCAAGCTGGGCCTGGCCGATGACATGCTAGACCAGTTGAACCAGGCGCTGTTCCGCCAGCAGCAGCAGATCGACCGCCTGCTGCGCGAGCTGGCCGAACTGCGCCAGCAGATGCCGGACAGCGCCGGCGCGGGCTTTCGCAGCCTGCGCGACGAGCTGCCGCCGCATTACTGA
- a CDS encoding GNAT family N-acetyltransferase translates to MLIATPAARFPERLCFEGDAALLEPLGDAHVDALWQAAQGAEASWHYLRYGPFASRDALRAQVRELAGRAHQPFWAVCPRPGMAALGWVSLCDIYPEDAAIEIGSIWFSPALQRSRAATEAVFLLLRYAFDELGYQRMVWRCMADNQPSAGAARRYGFKPEGVWRSAVNVKGRRGDVAWHSLLADEWPARRAAMQAWLAPGNFDAQGRPRSRLARD, encoded by the coding sequence GTGCTTATTGCGACGCCCGCCGCGCGGTTTCCCGAGCGTCTGTGCTTCGAGGGCGACGCGGCGCTGCTGGAGCCGCTGGGCGACGCCCATGTGGATGCCTTGTGGCAGGCCGCTCAGGGCGCCGAGGCGTCGTGGCATTATCTGCGCTATGGTCCCTTTGCCAGCCGCGACGCTTTGCGGGCGCAGGTGCGCGAGCTGGCCGGCCGCGCGCACCAGCCGTTTTGGGCGGTGTGCCCGCGCCCGGGCATGGCGGCGCTGGGCTGGGTGTCGCTTTGCGACATCTACCCCGAAGACGCAGCCATCGAGATCGGCAGCATCTGGTTCAGCCCCGCGCTGCAGCGCAGCCGCGCCGCGACCGAGGCGGTGTTCCTGCTGCTGCGCTATGCTTTTGATGAACTGGGCTACCAGCGCATGGTGTGGCGCTGCATGGCCGATAACCAGCCTTCCGCCGGCGCCGCGCGGCGCTACGGGTTCAAGCCCGAAGGCGTGTGGCGCTCGGCGGTGAACGTGAAGGGCCGGCGCGGCGACGTGGCCTGGCATTCGTTGCTGGCCGATGAGTGGCCGGCGCGGCGGGCCGCAATGCAGGCCTGGCTGGCGCCCGGCAATTTCGACGCGCAGGGCCGGCCGCGCAGCCGGCTGGCGCGCGACTGA